TCCCCACTCGCCGGATCGCTGCGCTCAAGCCCCATGGCCGGGGCAAACAGCACGCCCAGCAAGGTGTCGCAATCCAGCGGGCCGTCGGACTCCGCTTCACACCTGGCAAGTAACTCCAGACGCTGCTCGTTAAGCGGCTCCAGGCGCTGCATCAGCAGGGTTTTCATCAGGGAGTCTTTATCCCCGAAGTGGTAATTCACCGCAGCGAGATTGACCTGGGCCCTCTCGGTTATCTGCCGCAACAAAACGGCGTCATAGCCGTATTTGATGAAAAGAGCCTCTGTCGCATCCAGCAATCGAGTCTTGGTAACGTTTGGAGCGCTGAGTTTCTTCGCGACCATAAGGGTTGGAGTTCCACTGCGGAAATATTGTTTTAAAAATTAATTTGATTTTTTATACCGGGGCCGCAGCCCGAAAGCAAGTAGTGACACTGCGCCATACAACCCAAAGCCAGCACTGACGGGCTCATTGAGGGTAGTCGAAGGAATTTTTGGCGGCTTGAAAAGCTATGTTGAAGAATCGTTTCAAAGGGTAAAACCGCTCTATATCCATGGCTGGCGGAACGGCTGGATCGCGGTTAGTATTCAAACAATATTTTAAAAACAAGAAATAAAACCAGTCCGTGACGCGTACCAGGCAGCTCCCGAACTTGTTACAAGGATTTTCGGAGGAGGCATGGCGTGGTCGAGGCTGCAGGCGTAGTCATGATGACCGATACCCCCACGCACCCAGGCCTCATCTCCCTAAAAGGCATCGGCAAAAGCTATCAGCTGGCCGGTCAACACCTGTCAATTCTCAATGACGTATGCCTGGCCATCAAAACCGGTGACAGCTGCGGCATCCTCGGCGCGTCCGGCTCCGGCAAAAGTACCCTGCTCAATATCCTTGGTCTGCTCGACCTGCCCGACTGCGGCGAATACCACTTTGCCGGCCATGACATTTTCAGCGCCAGCCCGGATCAACTGGCGGCGATCCGCAATCAGCAGATCGGTTTCGTCTTTCAAAGCTTCAACCTGCTGCCGCGCCTCAGCGCCCTGGACAACGTCGCCCTGCCCCTGAGCTATCGCGGCGTGTCCCGGCATGACTCGGTGGAACAGGCAATGCGCATGCTCGACCAGGTGGGCCTGGCCGAGCGCGCCCACCATCGCCCGGCCGACCTGTCCGGCGGCCAGCGCCAGCGGGTGGCCATCGCCCGCGCATTGGTGGGCAACCCGTCGGTGATCCTCGCCGACGAACCCACCGGCAACCTCGACAGCACCACTGCCCAGGAGATCATGGACCTGTTGCTGGGGCTCAACCGCGAGCAACAGGTGACGCTGATTATCGTCACCCATGACCCACACATCGCCGAGCGCCTGAACCGCAAGATCCTGGTGCGCAATGGTGTGGTTCAAGAGGCAGGGCGCCTATGAGCCTGCGGGTCGAACACAGCCTGAGCCAATTGCTGCACGAGGCGTTTGTGAGCCTGCGCACCCTGGGCAAACGCTCGATCCTGGCCTTGCTGGGCATCGTCATCGGCAGTTCGTCGGTGGTGGCGCTGATCAATATCGGGCACAACGCCGCCGAAGACGCAGCGATGATTTTCAAGGATATGGGCACCGATACCCTGGTGGCGCAGTTCCCGCCAAAAGGCGCCAGCACCGCGCCGATGCCTGCCAGCCTGGACCTGGAAGCGGTGCGCAAAAACGTGCCCGGCATCGCCCATATCGGTGCGGTCTCGTTGTTCAGCGGGCCGGTGGTGTTCCATGGCCGCACCTTCAACGCAAGCTTCGTGGGCAGTACGCCAGACTTGCAGGATGCGATGCGCCTGTCGGTGCGCGACGGGCGCTCGCTGTCGAGTTTCGATGTGGGGGAAACCTACGCAGTCGTCGGCGACCAAATCGTCCAGGCGTTGAGCGCTCCGGGCGACCCGCTGCAAGTCGGCGACCGAGTGCGTATCAACGATTATCTGTTTTTGGTGGTGGGCGTTCTGCACAGCCAGCCCCGGGCAATGCTGATCCCTGTACAGGCCAACGAATCGCTGTTCGTCCCCGCCCCGGGCATGCGCCGGATCTTCGCCAGCCCACAAATCGGCAACGTGATTATCCGCGCCACCCCGGGCCAGGACATGGAACGCGTCGCCCAGGACGCAGCGGCGGCGCTGCGAACCCAACTCACCGACCACGATGTCGACATCCAGGTGCCCCAGCAAATGATCGATGGCATGACCCGGCAAAGCCGTACCTTCGCTTACCTGCTGCTGGCCCTGGGCGCGATATCCCTGGTGGGCGGCGGCGTGGGAGTGATGAACGTAATGCTGATGAACGTCTCGGAGCGGCGTCGGGAAATCGGGATTCGCATGGCCCTGGGCGCGCGCCAGCGGGACATTCGCAACCTGTTCCTGCTGGAGGCCGTCACCCTGACCGCCGTCGGTGCCCTGTGCGGCGCAGTGCTGGGCATGACCGCCGCCTACCTGTATGCGTGGCTCTCTGGCTGGCAATTTTCCCTGGCGGTTGCCGCATTGCCGCTGGGCGTGGGCAGTACGCTGCTGGTGGGGTTGTTTTTCGGGATTTACCCGGCCGTGTCGGCCTCGCGCCTGCAGCCGGTGGAGGCCCTGCGCGATGAATAAGCGGCTGCTGTTGATGCTCGCCCTGTTCAGCCTGCACAGCGTGGCCGCTGACGTGGTGATCCGTCCTTCGGCGCCCAGCACCACCCGCAGCGGCTATGAACGCAGCGTGTCGTTGAGTGCCCAGTCCACCACCCTGACCCTGGGCGATGCGGTGTACCTGGGCCTGCGCAACAACCCGGCGATTCGCAGCGCATACCTGCAACGGGTGGCGCAAAAATTCGACCTGCGGGTGGCCGAAGACACCTTCAACCCAAAACTGACACTCAACAGCTATTACCGCGCCACCCGGGGCACCGACGACAATGCCCGCAATGCCAACCTGGCACCCAATGCCACCCTGCTCGGCGAGTACGGCACGCGCCTGAGCATGAACTGGACCCAGCAACTGAACAACGCCGATCGCGCCGGGCGCTACCGCAGCGACGGCCTCGACCTGTCGGTGATCCAGCCATTGATGCGCGGT
This genomic window from Pseudomonas sp. Bout1 contains:
- a CDS encoding ABC transporter permease yields the protein MSLRVEHSLSQLLHEAFVSLRTLGKRSILALLGIVIGSSSVVALINIGHNAAEDAAMIFKDMGTDTLVAQFPPKGASTAPMPASLDLEAVRKNVPGIAHIGAVSLFSGPVVFHGRTFNASFVGSTPDLQDAMRLSVRDGRSLSSFDVGETYAVVGDQIVQALSAPGDPLQVGDRVRINDYLFLVVGVLHSQPRAMLIPVQANESLFVPAPGMRRIFASPQIGNVIIRATPGQDMERVAQDAAAALRTQLTDHDVDIQVPQQMIDGMTRQSRTFAYLLLALGAISLVGGGVGVMNVMLMNVSERRREIGIRMALGARQRDIRNLFLLEAVTLTAVGALCGAVLGMTAAYLYAWLSGWQFSLAVAALPLGVGSTLLVGLFFGIYPAVSASRLQPVEALRDE
- a CDS encoding ABC transporter ATP-binding protein → MMTDTPTHPGLISLKGIGKSYQLAGQHLSILNDVCLAIKTGDSCGILGASGSGKSTLLNILGLLDLPDCGEYHFAGHDIFSASPDQLAAIRNQQIGFVFQSFNLLPRLSALDNVALPLSYRGVSRHDSVEQAMRMLDQVGLAERAHHRPADLSGGQRQRVAIARALVGNPSVILADEPTGNLDSTTAQEIMDLLLGLNREQQVTLIIVTHDPHIAERLNRKILVRNGVVQEAGRL